Proteins from a genomic interval of Phalacrocorax aristotelis chromosome 3, bGulAri2.1, whole genome shotgun sequence:
- the RRM2 gene encoding ribonucleoside-diphosphate reductase subunit M2, protein MLSARTPLAARHDQPRLSPHKTLSPMKSLALSDKENTPPALSSARVLANKAARKIFQEGDGKPVPRGAEEEEEPLLQDNPRRFVIFPIQYHDIWQMYKKAEASFWTAEEVDLSKDIRHWESLKPDEKYFISHILAFFAASDGIVNENLVERFSQEVQITEARCFYGFQIAMENIHSEMYSLLIDTYIKDSKEREFLFNAIETLPCVKKKADWAMRWIGDKKATYGERVVAFAAVEGIFFSGSFASIFWLKKRGLMPGLTFSNELISRDEGLHCDFACLMFKHLVHKPSEERVKEIIMNAVLIEQEFLTEALPVNLIGMNCTLMKQYIEFVADRLMLELGFKKIYKAENPFDFMENISLEGKTNFFEKRVGEYQRMGVMSKPTDNSFTLDAEF, encoded by the exons ATGCTGTCCGCCCGCACCCCGCTTGCCGCCCGCCACGACCAGCCCCGCCTGTCGCCCCATAAGACACTGTCGCCCATGAAGAGCCTGGCGCTGAGCGACAAGGAGAACACG CCCCCCGCGCTCAGCAGCGCCCGCGTCCTGGCCAACAAGGCGGCCCGCAAGATCTTCCAGGAGGGCGACGGGAAGCCG GTGCCGCGGGGCgccgaggaagaggaggagccgCTGTTGCAGGACAACCCCCGCCGCTTCGTCATCTTCCCCATCCAGTACCACGACATCTGGCAGATGTACAAGAAGGCCGAGGCCTCCTTCTGGACGGCGGAGGAG GTGGACCTTTCCAAAGACATCCGGCACTGGGAGTCCCTGAAGCCTGATGAGAAGTACTTCATTTCACACATCCTTGCCTTCTTTGCTGCTAGCGATGGCATCGTCAACGAAAACTTG GTGGAGCGGTTCAGTCAAGAAGTACAAATCACAGAGGCTCGTTGTTTCTATGGCTTCCAGATTGCCATGGAAAATATACATTCAGAAATGTACAGTCTTCTCATTGACACCTACATTAAAGATTCTAAAGAGAG ggagtttctttttaatgctattGAAACATTACCATGTGTTAAGAAGAAGGCTGACTGGGCCATGCGCTGGATTGGGGACAAGAAAGCAACATATG GAGAACGTGTTGTAGCTTTTGCAGCAGTGgaaggaattttcttttctggctcTTTTGCATCAATTTTTTGGCTGAAGAAAAGAGGATTAATGCCTGGACTCACTTTTTCTAATGAACTTATCAGTAGAGATGAG GGCTTGCACTGTGATTTTGCCTGCCTCATGTTCAAGCATTTGGTACACAAACCATCAGAGGAGAGAGTAAAAGAAATCATCATGAATGCTGTTCTCATAGAACAG GAATTCTTGACGGAGGCACTGCCTGTAAATCTGATTGGCATGAACTGCACTTTAATGAAACAGTACATAGAGTTTGTAGCAGACCGGCTTATGTTGGAACTGGGATTTAAAAAG ATATACAAAGCAGAGAATCCTTTTGACTTCATGGAAAACATCTCTCTGGAAGGCAAGACCAATTTCTTTGAGAAGCGAGTAGGTGAATATCAGAGGATGGGAGTCATGTCGAAGCCCACAGACAACTCTTTCACCCTGGATGCGGAATTTTAA